The following nucleotide sequence is from Trifolium pratense cultivar HEN17-A07 linkage group LG2, ARS_RC_1.1, whole genome shotgun sequence.
CCGGACTCGATAAAATATACACCATTAAATTTAAAACATATCTTCCGATGAAATTTATATTACCTGGAAATATCTTCTGGTAAATGAGAGGACATGGAGGATCCTAATCAATTTAGGAGGGGCGAAGAgcaatcatataaaaaaagagaGCTTGTGTTTGTGTGAGATTGGGCCTTAGCCCatgtcaatgttttttttttttgataatcttAGCCCATGTCAACGTGATGTTGTATAGGATCAAACAGcgtttttttcttaatataaaTTCCAAAGCAAAGGCTTAAATACTCCACTATAAATagttttctaaaaataaattatcttaATTATATGAAAAAAGGGGACATGCATTATAAAGTGTAATGACAttgtaaaaccattttatacCGTCAAGACACCTCCGCTAAACTCCAATTATATCTCATATTGTATAGTTAAGAATTAATATtacttataattcaaatttctaAAATGACCGTTACTTTTTAGGTTATCATGTTATAGGTACGAAATTTTAACCACCATCTAatgaattattatattatagcTATAGGTACGAAATTTCAACCATTATTTAACAATGACAATCTTAATTGGAGAACATGTTGGACACACAATATAAAATTGTCCTCCTTtcaattttctttatatatatatataaaattgtcCACCTTTCATAAGGACAATTGTGGAAGGATTGGTACAAGccaaatttatttcaaagatTAACTACATTGAGTGGCTTTAGAATGCAGTCCTAATGAAAAAGTCCGGTGGAAAGTGGCGAATGTGCGTTAATCACACATATTTGAATAAAGTATGCCCCAAAGACTCGTATCCTCTCCCCCAACACTGACAAATTGGTGGATAGTTCATAATGGTACAAACTCCTATCATTCATGAATGCCTACTCCGGCTACAATCAAATCCCTATGTTTGAAGGAGACCGAGACAAGACCGCTTCATGACAATGTAATGCCATTTGGTCTTAAAAGTGCTGGTGTCACATGCCTGCGTAAGATGaacaaaatcttcaaagatGAAATAGGAGATATGTTGGAAGTATATATGAACGATATGATAGTAATATCTTCAGAGGAAGGCCAACACGAGACTTGCTTATTTGCGGTGTTCAACAAGGtgagaaaatataatatgagACTTAACCTAGAAAAATGTACTATTGGTATCAAAGTAGGGAAATTTATCGGTTTCTATCTCAAAAAAAGGAATTGCAGACTAGTGCGATACTATCCTCAAAATGAAAACACCGTCTTTAAAGGAATGAACCATGTAGCTCAACTAAATGCTCACAACACTGAACAAATCTATATCATGTTTTGCTCAACACACTCTTCCATTCTACAACCTCGTGAGAAAAAGAGGTAGCCTTTGATAGTGTTGAAGTAtcaagaaagagagaaaattcataatgaaagaaagaatgaaaagagTAAAATGATTCATTGAATGAATGATTATTGATTACAATGATCTTATATGTACATGTGCTAAGCTAAGCTAGAATCTAAAGAGGAAAAAATAAGTTCTAACTAACActaacaagttagttacaagttTGTTATAACCAACTTGATTAATTACTTAAGCTATAAGTCATGTCATTTGGATTTTAACAAATAGAAAGTTGATTGTGAAGATGCCTTCACTCAAATTAGAGAATTGGAAAATCTAATCTAACATTACTACAATTTGCtacaatattataatttttttgacctattattaatttatattccTCTACATAAGTATTTTTAAAGAACAAAGTAGTATAATCTAATATAGTCAATAATCTTTTTAAAATAGTCAGATAAATTACTACTAGTATTTGAGAATCTCTTACTAAATCCGGATTGGTTTGGTTCTTTTGACACGTCACATTTATCtctgttgtgttgtgttgtgttgtgttgctACAGAGATGTCGACGACGGTGTTTCCTTCCTCAACATTCCGACCACCGTCCATCCGCTGCTCCAACGACCGCCAGGCGCTTTTTAACCGCATCGCTCCTGTCTATGATAACGTGCGCCACTCTTCTCTCGctatctctctctcttgttGTTTTCTCTTCTCATTCTTACCTTTCGTTAATTTTGTTATAGCTGAATGATTTGCTGAGCTTAGGTCAGCACCGAATTTGGAAGCGAATGGCAGTTTCATGGACTCAGTATGTATTTCTCTATTCTTCACTTCACTTTCCTTCAAAACATTACTACTAAATTTTTACTAgcttttattattaattaattaataataatgaaaatgtgattaatttgattgtttttttgtgtgaattttGGGAACAGAGCAAAAATGGGTGATCGTGTGTTGGATGTGTGCTGTGGAAGTGGTGATTTAGCTTTTCTCTTGTCCAACAAAGTTGCCTCCAATGGCAAGGTTCTCTCTATCACTCTGCTTGGTTTGGTAAAATATACCAAATAActaataagctagtttatagtcAATAAATGGTAAGTTAGCTAATTGAATGCGCAGTGTTTGATTAAATTAGcaaataagctagtttatagagAATAAATGATAAGTTAGCTAATTGAATGCATAGTGTTTGATGATTAAATTCGCAGTTGAACTaccttataagtatgaaatgatataaaataaatatatttaattttttttttcaataaagatagtaggggtaaaattgagagaaaatgataaactataagctatttGAAGAAGCTTATCagaaaaaagttataagctagtaaaataagctacaAGCTCGTGAGAAAATGAAGGTTACCAAACAAGTTATTTTTAGTCATACGAGCTTATAACTATAAGTTATCAGCTATAAACTTGCTTATTGTGCTAGCCCATTAGTGTTTGTTTTAGGATTTTTCAAATGTGATAGATCGTTAAGTAGAATATTGATGCTTCATTTCGAGGACATCAAGATTCAGTGGTAATAGGTCTTTTGTATTTGTGATGAGAATGGCCAATTTGCCAGAGCTAGAATTCTTTGTCAATCTCTTGAGGGGAAGGAAGGGGAGGAGGCTCTAGAGgccttttatttgttttcaattgGGTTAGATAACTTGGTTTAATGAATCCTAAATTTTGAGCTTTATGTAAGTCTGTGAAGATAGTGCatgcaatttttgtttttccatttttcaaCACTTCGGTAGAGTTCACTTCATAAGATGCTATTAGGCTAATGTAGTAGCTCGCACTTTAGTAGGAGTGACTAtctttatggtttttttatgACGTTCCCCAATTGTATTACATGTTTTATTAGCAGTCCTATGCAGTAACCTTTCTTCTTTTGAAAAAAAGCATGCTAGTCTGCAAGTGAAATTATCATTCTTAGATAGTATAAGACTGCTAGTTGCCTAGTTGTATGGATAAATTTTTGTTAAAGACTCATTTGTCCCTAACAAAATATGCGCGATCAAATTTAGTTCCTTAAGAAAATCCCTGAAATTGTTCTTGAATCTTGAGAATTACAAACGAGGAGGGTCAAATTAGTCATTCCCTTTATCTTCATCCAAAAATCACTGTTAACTGTCAATGCGTACCTATGAACTAATGCTATTTTGTAAATTGATTAACACAATGTCTACAATGAACTAATGCCACTTTGTAAATTGATTAACATGTGTGATTTTTCAGGCCGAATCAGTCCCTATTTGCATTCCTCTAAGACAACCAAATTAGTCCCTATAATTTTCAGCTGAATTTAGTCCCTCACTCTTCTTTACATTTAAGTCTTCAATCTTCAAAATCTAACCTCCCATTAGAGGACCTTGCTGCGGGTGTAAGTGTGATTCATTTATGAACTCTTCATGGCCTTGATGTGTGGTCTGTGAGAGTCTGTTGCGACTGTTTCCTGTCTTTTCCATATGGCAATGCAatgttttgtgaattttttaaaattatttatagcATAAAAGCAATTTACAACTAATCAAATGTTCAAGAGACATTAACATGGTACCAAAAATGACAACCTATCCTTGCTCGATTGAAGTTTACATTATCTGGAGGTTTTAATTGGCCATGTATTTATGGATGAACATTGTGTTTACATATGAATTACTCAAGTTTTTGTGGTGAAATGACTGTTTCATGAATGTTTTGGGCTGCAGGTGATTGGTCTTGATTTCTCAAAGGAACAGTTAATGGTCGCCTCATCACGGTCGTTTTCAAAGAATTGCTTCAAGAATATTGAGTGAGCACGGGTAACTTTTGCAGTATACTGCTGACATTAGATTTGATAACAGCTTGAAAGTAtttataaaagagaaaaatgctCTGTCCACATTTAATCATTCATTATTTTCCAcgttcttttttatatatataatgctaAAACAGTAATTATAGCGAACGGTACTTTTGTGATCAACTTGTATCTTAGTATCATACTATCATTGGTGATAATATAATATAGTACAAAGATCTTAATCCTTTGTTGCATCGTAGGTGGGTTGAAGGCGATGCTCTTGACTTACCATTTGCTGATAATTACTTTGATGCAATCACTATGGGCTATGGTCTACGAAATGTTGTTGATAAGCGTAAAGCCATGCAGGAAATTTTACGAGTGCTTAAACCTGGTAGCTTTTCATCTCTACTTGATAATATATTGATTGGTGttcatataaaatttgacacatGCTATGCTTTCTTTTTGCTTTCCAGGTTCCAATGTGTCGATCCTTGACTTCAATAAAAGCAATGAGCTACTAACTTCTTCAATTACGGTATACCCTAGCAATATTTATGCTTCGTACTGCTTAAGTTTAGAGAAAAATAGCCTATTCAAAGAAAAGTTTACTGGCCATTGTgtatttatatagtaaattaaattataataacaaTTTTCATTACCTTGcttttgtctcttttttttatttttctcttatgGTGTGAACGGAAGGCTAACCCTGCATTTTTTTCTCCTGCTAGGAGTGGATGATTGACAATATTGTTGTCCCTGCTGCCTCTGTTTATGGCCTTTCAGAAGACTACAGATATCTCAAGAGGTCAATAAGAGAATTTTTAAcaggtttgtttgttttcaattgAAAGGCATTTATCTGATCACTCTTTTAATTGAAGATGCTTGGTTATATTctcaaaaagttttttttggtaGGGTTGTTCTATTGTGTTACCTTACCTCCCTGTCTTCTCTGCACCTGAGAGATAATGAGAAACCTATTTTGTTAAGTGAGTCATAGCTAGTGATATTGAGTACCGAAAAGATGTTGTGAGTTATTGGTACTCTTGTTTGATACAGAGAGCTTGAGAGGATGGTAGCTCTCACCGAATAAATAACTGTCATCATGAAAAACACTAGTCTTGCATTGAAAAGAGATTAGGCCTAAAAATATTTGCATAAGTAGGAGGCGTCATTCGTCTTCTAAGCCGATGTTGTAAAGATGAGGTAGGCCCAATTTGAAAacctaagatggtatcagattATCCAAGACCCATTGGGCCACCCACTTTTGGGTACCTCAGGTCACACTCTAGAGGCACAGTCTTGCATTTGTGTGTGAAGGGTGTGTATTGAGTTCCCTGCATTGTTTGAGATATGATATGAAATTGTGTTTGTAAGTAGGACGCGTCATTGACTTTATATGCTGATTTTATAAGCATGGTTTAAGCTGAATTTAAAAACTTAATAGTAGCAAAACTCAGCGTAAAGGCATGTACCCACACGTCAAATAAAAACCCCAAATATTTGTTAGTAATTTCATTTCACTGTTATAAGAGTGAGAGGAGTTTCAGTACACACTTGGCTAAAACTGCTTGGCAAAGACATCGGGAAAATAAGCTATATCATGTTTGTTGATATTAGAACTTTGTCATGCTGATCACCTAATTTAATAATCCTCCTATGATGCAGGGAAGGAATTGGAGAAACTTGCTTTAGAAGTAGGATTTTCTACGGCCCGACATTATGAGATTGGTGGAGGCCTCATGGGGTGCTTGGTAGCCAAAAATTAGATTAGTTAAGGGATCATCTTTGTGTACCAATAGATTCCCaccaccattttttttttctggtgtGGACTGTGTTCAAGCTGTATAAATATAAACTATGCTGCTAATTCAAATGCGCGCAGCTCTTTTATTGCCTAAAGTTCTTctgttaaataattttatttgcaACGTCATGTTTTTATATTACTTCATAGTATCTTTCTCAAATGATGGTACTGTCATGATTGTTCAAAATTGGAAACTTGTAATTATGAGTTGCTACATATAAGATCAATTCTAAATTCTATAGGAAGTTGTTAATCATGGAACTATACGGTTTACATTGTTTGCGTCCcataattgaaatattaattGATCGGATACATTGTTAGCAACCTTCAATATCATAGTTCTGAGCCAAGCCAATTTACTTGCGGTGCGACAGACTTGCTGTGTGCAATGATTTTCTTTTCTCTACATTTTAATGGTCACCTGGGATAGAAAGAGCTATGGGACATAGTAGCAACTGAATCAGCTGTTTTGGGGAGGTAAAATGGGTCACCACTTGTCTCATGGAGTTCCATGGTACTCTCATCTAAGAAGGGTGGATTAGATGGAGCAACAAGACACTCCTCATTTTCAGTTAGCATCTGTAACGTCTTTGACATAGTTGGTCGTAACGAAACGACCTCTTGGATGCATAGAAGTCCTATATGAAACACTCTTAAAATCTCATTCTTAACATCACTATTGAGGTCGTCGTGCAATGCTATATTTGGA
It contains:
- the LOC123906871 gene encoding 2-phytyl-1,4-beta-naphthoquinone methyltransferase, chloroplastic, with translation MSTTVFPSSTFRPPSIRCSNDRQALFNRIAPVYDNLNDLLSLGQHRIWKRMAVSWTQAKMGDRVLDVCCGSGDLAFLLSNKVASNGKVIGLDFSKEQLMVASSRSFSKNCFKNIEWVEGDALDLPFADNYFDAITMGYGLRNVVDKRKAMQEILRVLKPGSNVSILDFNKSNELLTSSITEWMIDNIVVPAASVYGLSEDYRYLKRSIREFLTGKELEKLALEVGFSTARHYEIGGGLMGCLVAKN